The Zootoca vivipara chromosome 4, rZooViv1.1, whole genome shotgun sequence genome has a segment encoding these proteins:
- the DCUN1D5 gene encoding DCN1-like protein 5, whose protein sequence is MPVKKKRKSSGQAGDETGLKKCKISSYCRSQASSKVISGEEHFSSKKCLAWFYEYAGDDEVVGPEGMEKFCEDIGVEPENIIMLVLAWKLEAESMGFFTKEEWLKGMTSLQCDCTEKLQSKFDFLRSQLNDISTFKNIYRYAFDFARDKDQRSLDIDTAKSMLALLLGRTWPLFSVFYQYLEQSKYRVINKDQWYNVLEFSRTVHADLSNYDEDGAWPVLLDEFVEWQKVRQAS, encoded by the exons ATGCCCGTGAAGAAGAAGCGCAAATCCTCGGGGCAGGCGGGGGACGAGACGGGCCTCAAGAAGTGCAAAATCAGCAG CTACTGCAGGTCTCAAGCTTCTAGTAAAGTGATCAGCGGTGAGGAGCATTTTTCAAGCAAGAAGTGCCTGGCTTGGTTTTATGAATATGCAG GTGATGATGAAGTGGTAGGGCCAGAAGGAATGGAGAAATTCTGTGAAGACATTGGCGTTGAACCTGAAAAT ATTATTATGCTAGTTTTAGCCTGGAAGCTGGAGGCTGAAAGCATGGGATTTTttacaaaggaagaatggttaAAGGGGATGACCTCATTACA ATGTGACTGCACAGAAAAACTGCAGAGTAAATTTGATTTTTTGCGCTCGCAACTGAATGATATTTCAACATTTAAGAATATCTACAGATATGCCTTCGATTTTGCAAGG GATAAAGACCAGAGAAGTCTGGATATTGACACTGCAAAATCTATGTTAGCTCTTCTACTTGGAAGAACGTGGCCTCTGTTTTCAGTATTTTACCAATACTTGGAG CAGTCAAAATACAGAGTAATTAACAAAGATCAGTGGTACAATGTGTTAGAATTCAGCAGAACTGTCCATGCAGATCTTAGCAACTATGATGAAGATGGGGCAT GGCCTGTTCTTCTTGATGAATTTGTGGAGTGGCAAAAGGTTCGCCAAGCATCATAG